A genome region from Chryseobacterium sp. G0186 includes the following:
- a CDS encoding TIGR01777 family oxidoreductase → MKEIVLITGASGLIAKELAKKIGNDYHLRFLTRKKKQDNEYEWDLEKKTIDESALENVSHIIHLAGANISEKRWTEERKKELIASRIDSAGLLLNTLKKKNITLKSFISASGINYYGTETTEKIYTENDPAGSDFLSEVVVLWEKAADDFMEQHMAERVVKIRTAVVLSEKDGALKKMLPPIKYYIGSPLGNGKQYMPWIHIEDICSIYELALKNSDMNGAYNAVSPQHTTNADLTKKIAEVLKKPLFLPNVPGFVLRLMFGELATAILEGSRASSQKIQDAGFQFRFPDLKEALKDLLKTQ, encoded by the coding sequence ATGAAAGAAATTGTGTTGATTACAGGCGCCAGTGGTTTGATTGCCAAGGAACTGGCTAAAAAGATAGGAAATGACTACCATTTAAGGTTTCTCACCCGAAAAAAGAAGCAGGACAATGAGTATGAATGGGATTTAGAAAAAAAGACTATTGATGAATCTGCACTGGAGAATGTTTCTCATATCATTCACCTTGCAGGCGCCAATATCTCGGAAAAACGTTGGACAGAGGAAAGAAAAAAGGAACTTATTGCCAGTAGAATAGATTCAGCAGGGTTACTTTTAAATACCTTGAAGAAAAAAAACATTACGCTTAAGTCTTTTATTTCTGCTTCAGGGATTAATTATTATGGTACGGAAACCACAGAAAAAATTTATACAGAAAATGATCCTGCCGGCAGTGATTTTTTAAGTGAAGTAGTTGTTCTTTGGGAAAAAGCAGCGGATGACTTTATGGAACAACATATGGCTGAAAGAGTTGTCAAGATACGAACAGCAGTAGTCCTGTCTGAAAAAGATGGTGCCTTAAAGAAAATGCTACCCCCTATTAAGTATTATATTGGATCTCCTCTTGGAAATGGAAAACAATATATGCCATGGATTCATATTGAAGATATTTGTTCAATTTATGAATTGGCTTTAAAGAATTCTGATATGAATGGTGCTTATAATGCCGTTTCTCCGCAGCATACCACGAATGCCGATTTAACGAAAAAAATTGCGGAGGTCTTGAAAAAACCTCTATTCTTACCTAATGTGCCGGGGTTTGTGCTAAGACTCATGTTTGGTGAACTGGCAACGGCTATTCTTGAGGGCTCAAGGGCTTCTTCACAGAAAATTCAGGATGCAGGTTTTCAATTTAGATTTCCAGATCTGAAAGAGGCTTTAAAAGATTTATTAAAGACTCAATAA
- the nudK gene encoding GDP-mannose pyrophosphatase NudK, whose protein sequence is MQNPTINILKTDILSDNWYILNKVTFTVLKKDGTTETQSREAYDRGNGAVILLYNTKSNTVILTRQFRLPTYINGNTTGMLIEACAGLLDNDNPEDCIKRETEEETGYKISKVEKIFEAYMSPGSVTEILYFFIAEYSNDMKITNGGGLEEEGENIEVLEIAFDEAISMIDTGEIRDAKTIMLLQHLRIKGIL, encoded by the coding sequence ATGCAAAATCCTACTATTAATATTCTAAAAACAGATATTTTATCAGACAATTGGTACATCTTGAACAAAGTGACTTTCACCGTTCTAAAAAAGGATGGAACCACCGAAACCCAAAGCAGAGAGGCCTATGACCGCGGAAATGGAGCGGTTATCTTACTTTACAATACAAAATCCAATACCGTTATCCTTACCAGACAATTCCGGTTACCCACCTACATCAATGGAAATACGACAGGAATGCTTATTGAGGCCTGTGCCGGACTTTTAGATAATGACAACCCTGAAGACTGCATCAAGCGGGAAACGGAAGAGGAAACCGGGTATAAGATTTCCAAGGTTGAAAAAATTTTTGAGGCTTATATGTCTCCCGGCTCGGTCACAGAAATTCTTTATTTCTTCATCGCCGAGTATTCCAATGATATGAAAATCACCAATGGTGGTGGCCTTGAAGAGGAAGGAGAGAATATTGAAGTCTTGGAGATCGCTTTTGATGAAGCTATTTCAATGATTGATACCGGGGAGATCAGGGATGCAAAAACGATAATGCTTTTACAGCATTTAAGGATTAAGGGAATTTTATAA